A single Macaca mulatta isolate MMU2019108-1 chromosome 11, T2T-MMU8v2.0, whole genome shotgun sequence DNA region contains:
- the PRKAB1 gene encoding 5'-AMP-activated protein kinase subunit beta-1 isoform X2 — MGNTSSERAALERHGGHKTPRRDSSGGTKDGDRPKILMDSPEDADLFHSEEIKAPEKEEFLAWQHDLEVNDKAPAQARPTVFRWTGGGKEVYLSGSFNNWSKLPLTRSHNNFVAILDLPEGEHQYKFFVDGQWTHDPSEPIVTSQLGTVNNIIQVKKTDFEVFDALMVDSQKCSDVSELSSSPPGPYHQEPYVCKPEERFRAPPILPPHLLQVILNKDTGISVSSVIQLCSLSPIMSC, encoded by the exons ATGGGCAACACGAGCAGTGAGCGCGCCGCGCTGGAGCGGCATGGTGGCCATAAGACGCCCCGGAGGGACAGCTCGGGGGGCACCAAGGACGGGGACAGGCCCAAGATCCTGATGGACAGCCCCGAAGACGCCGACCTCTTCCACTCCGAGGAAATCAAG GCACCGGAGAAGGAGGAATTCCTGGCCTGGCAGCATGATCTGGAAGTGAATGATAAAGCCCCCGCCCAGGCTCGGCCAACTGTGTTTCGGTGGACGGGGGGCGGAAAGGAAGTTTACTTATCTGGGTCTTTCAACAACTGGAGTAAACTTCCCCTCACCAGAAG CCACAATAACTTTGTAGCCATCCTGGATCTGCCGGAAGGAGAGCATCAGTACAAGTTCTTTGTGGATGGCCAGTGGACCCACGACCCTTCCGAG CCCATAGTAACCAGCCAGCTTGGCACAGTTAACAACATCATTCAAGTGAAGAAAACTGACTTTGAAGTATTTGATGCTTTAATGGTGGATTCCCAAAAGTGCTCCGATGTGTCTG AGCTGTCCAGCTCCCCGCCGGGACCCTACCATCAGGAGCCCTATGTCTGCAAACCCGAAGAGCGCTTTCGGGCGCCACCCATTCTCCCCCCGCATCTCCTCCAGGTCATCCTAAACAAGGACACAGGGATTTCCGTAAGTAG